The Pandoraea apista genomic interval TGAAGAAAGTGGAAGCGGCAGCTGCATCGCGTGACAAGAAGCCGATCAAGACCTGGTCGCGTCGTTCGACCGTCCTGCCCGATTTTATCGGCCTGACGATCGCTGTACATAACGGCCGTCAGCACGTGCCTGTGTACGTGACGGAAAACATGGTCGGCCACAAGCTGGGTGAGTTCGCTCTCACCCGTACCTTCAAGGGCCATGCGGCCGACAAGAAGGCGAAGAAATAAGGGGCCGATCATGGAAGTGAAAGCAATTCATCGCGGTGCCCGTATCTCGGCGCAGAAGACGCGTCTGGTCGCTGACCAGATTCGTGGCCTGCCGCTGGAGCGTGCACTCAATGTCCTGACCTTCTCGCCGAAGAAGGCCGCGGTCATTATCAAGAAGGTTCTCGAGTCGGCTATCGCCAACGCCGAGCACAACGACGGTGCTGACATCGACGAACTGCGCGTTAAGGGCATTTACGTCGACAAGGGCACCTCGCTCAAGCGTTTCACGGCCCGTGCAAAGGGTCGCGGTAACAAGATCGAGAAGCAAACCTGTCACATTACTGTGACGCTGGGCAACTAAGGGGTCACGATGGGACAGAAAATTCATCCGACTGGCTTCCGTCTGGCTGTCAGCCGTAACTGGGCTTCGCGTTGGTATGCCAACAACCAGAATTTCGCACAGATGCTGAAGGAAGACATCGGCGTTCGCGAATATCTGAAGAAGAAGCTGAAGAACGCTTCGGTTGGTCGTGTCATCATCGAACGTCCGGCAAAGAACGCTCGCATTACGATTTTCAGCTCGCGTCCGGGTGTTGTGATCGGTAAGAAGGGCGAGGACATCGAAATCCTCAAGGCCGAGCTGCAAAAGCGCATGGGCGTGCCCGTGCACGTGAACATCGAGGAAATCCGCAAGCCGGAAACCGATGCGCAGCTCATCGCTGATTCGATCGCTCAGCAGCTCGAGCGCCGTATCATGTTCCGTCGCGCAATGAAGCGTGCGATGCAGAACGCGATGCGTCTGGGTGCCCAAGGCATCAAGATCATGAGCGCCGGCCGTCTGAACGGTATCGAAATCGCCCGTACCGAGTGGTACCGCGAAGGTCGTGTGCCTCTGCACACGCTGCGCGCTGACATCGACTACGCGACCTCGGAAGCGAAGACGACGTACGGCATCATCGGTATCAAGGTGTGGGTGTACAAGGGTGACACGCTGGGCCGCAACGACGCTCCGGTGGCTGAAGAGCCGGCCGAAGAAAAGCGTCCGCGCCGCAACGCGCGTCCGGGCGACCGTCGCCCCCGTCGTGACGACGCTGGCGATAAGGCCGGTGCGAAGCGCGGTGGTGCACGCCGTCCGGCTGGCAAGCCTGAAGGCGATGCCAAGACTGGAGAATAATCATGCTGCAACCGAAACGCAGAAAGTATCGCAAAGAGCAGAAGGGCCGTAACACTGGCGTCGCCACCCGTGGCAACGAAGTGTCGTTCGGCGAATTCGGCCTGAAGGCGGTCGGTCGTGGTCGTCTGACGGCTCGTCAAATCGAAGCCGCGCGTCGTGCCATGACTCGCCACATCAAGCGCGGTGGTCGTATCTGGATCCGTATCT includes:
- the rpsS gene encoding 30S ribosomal protein S19 — protein: MTRSVKKGPFCDAHLLKKVEAAAASRDKKPIKTWSRRSTVLPDFIGLTIAVHNGRQHVPVYVTENMVGHKLGEFALTRTFKGHAADKKAKK
- the rplV gene encoding 50S ribosomal protein L22; the encoded protein is MMEVKAIHRGARISAQKTRLVADQIRGLPLERALNVLTFSPKKAAVIIKKVLESAIANAEHNDGADIDELRVKGIYVDKGTSLKRFTARAKGRGNKIEKQTCHITVTLGN
- the rpsC gene encoding 30S ribosomal protein S3, translated to MGQKIHPTGFRLAVSRNWASRWYANNQNFAQMLKEDIGVREYLKKKLKNASVGRVIIERPAKNARITIFSSRPGVVIGKKGEDIEILKAELQKRMGVPVHVNIEEIRKPETDAQLIADSIAQQLERRIMFRRAMKRAMQNAMRLGAQGIKIMSAGRLNGIEIARTEWYREGRVPLHTLRADIDYATSEAKTTYGIIGIKVWVYKGDTLGRNDAPVAEEPAEEKRPRRNARPGDRRPRRDDAGDKAGAKRGGARRPAGKPEGDAKTGE